In a single window of the Anaerocolumna cellulosilytica genome:
- a CDS encoding SDR family NAD(P)-dependent oxidoreductase gives MKENRNEHYQDAKVSSQKAVEYLKEMLSLELKVPVHKIEEDVPMEEYGIDSVMVMQMTNKLEETFGTLPKTLFFEYQTIEELAGYFVMEYEKELNAIFGVSQKPGNKEVNFSKERTVAYFKELLSAELKVPVHKIEEDVPMEEEYGIDSVLIMQMTSKLEDVFDVLPKTLFFEYRTVEEIVDYFIANHSEKLKLLLGTPDSGVTVIAKSQTEPVIVEKEGAAGNTWDFLPFIASNPLKKNLKRRFTYPREEEKKGSDKALEIAIIGLAGRYPMADTMYEFWDNLQQGKNCITEIPKERWDYTDFYDKDRGMEGKINSKWGGFLKDVYGFDPLFFNISPHDAEIMDPQERLFLTCVYETLEDAGYTKEALSHYKENGMDGNVGVFVGALFAEYQFYGLKQQAEGNMIALNSNLSSIANRVSHFFNFHGPSMAVDTLCSSSLTAIHLACQSLIEGDCELAIAGGVNVSVHPNKYVLLGQNNFLSSKGLCESFGEGGDGYVPGEGVGAILLKPLDKAIAGKDQIYGVIKSSAINHGGKTNGYTVPNPNAQAQVIRRAYQKAGINPRAVSYIEAHGTGTALGDPIEITGLQKAFSEFTSDKQFCKIGSVKSNIGHCESAAGIAGITKILLQMKYGYLVPSLHAKVLNSNIDFDSTAFRVQQELEPWKRQKLQVEGEEKEYPLMAGISSFGAGGSNAHIIIEEYIKTDYKVNAKVSRQIYVLSARTEKKLKDYAKKLYVFIDGQLENTEVNKENLFHNMAYTLQVGREAMQERLAFVVSNLYEAKERLREYINDSEYSKNLCLDNAKSLKIKDVFYGTESGTFVKALINNGEYEKIARLWAAGVPIDWNLLYAAEASSEKAQPSLPKRISIPTYPFSTKIYSLAHPESISENVSIRMNENSQRQGLQAVSQKTSLYYMPKWERAKDTASDRTDKKPERVLIIVSDASLEISALLEEHLKESEIIKARLDTKWEILLAEIPMVDTIFFLGGITEKEVDTEELEYFNLVQEQSVITLYRLIKAMILCGYESYNVTLKLITNNVFKVFLEEVCLPYAAGIFGFARSVEKEFTNWRISGFDLNLYKKDVFSIEVSRAITTLVQENPSISQSEIVLRNGVKYNRRIYPLELSTETKDGFKEGGVYLIVGGAGGIGIELSLHIAEKYHGKLILIGRSKADSLLDNTMKKIRQMGGDVFYCQGDVTDPVSMKQIMSESKARFGRINGVIHSALVLQDQAVRNMDEASLMHVLSPKVKGSVVLHNAVKGEALDFIMYFSSGQTFIGNPGQSNYAAACAFTDSFALYENEKVSFPVKLINWGFWGEVGIVAGEEYNKRLTESGIYPIHTSEGMEAIEQVLSASNVQTLAMKASDTILGSMGVDLEHKVSVCKEDKNILSVQILDRKKMPALAENRLAVTKEGFEALSKFTGLLVLNAFQKRGIFKDQGQKYSIKELRTQLHIIEKYNRLFESMISICYKNQFVTSLLEPDSLITTKQLDSAELKQKLSELLRGRDTLQENYPMVIPYLELLWICSEHIWDILTGDCLATDIVFPNASMKLVEKIYNGNEVSDYENEVLAWVVTSYIDTYQKKSTDSRKIKILEIGAGTGGTSRTVFSKIQKYERLLQYDYTDVSEAFLKHGADSFGAENPYVSFKRLNIEEDILEQGFSAGEYDMVIATNVLHATMNINTTIKNTKLLLKNSGWLILNENTKVEDVATLTFGLLDGWWLFEDESSRMTGSPLLSNRMWRNLLMEEGFREVNQFGQPQTGDFRFHQNVIVSQSDGVVLLASKKADDKLKKVFLAQEEYKKTVQENTKSPANKQADSRHSLEQHVEDSILNCLMAVLKINKGDLDINTPYKEYGVDSILSGQIVNKINQALKIELNSTALFNYPTTTKLKEYILDKSGDKLLVDLANTSDALKDEAIQEKALTDKAAIEKTASTEKVISTEKAASTEKNVTAEKGVSTEKAISFERKQAETSSMDIAIVGMSGMFAGAKTLEEYWKNLCDGKNSVTEINRWDLDSFYSTDPEAPNKSYIKTSGMLDNADQFDPLFFNISPREAELMDPQQRLFLQEAWKALEDAGFSEEYLNEKKCGVFVGCNESYYMQHIEACGVPKSNYVFTGNTLPILSARISYLLNLRGPSVVVTTACSSSLVAVHQAIRSIMAGDSDIVIAGGVNVFPTPYFHTLGSSTGMFSYQDECRPFDDKADGFIPAEGVGVIVLKKLEKAREDGDHIYGVIAGMGINQDGKSNGITAPSAPSQAALEYEVYKNYHINPEDISYIEAHGTGTKLGDPIEIEALSEAFHKFTGKKQFCAIGSVKANIGHALEASGMASILKVLLCMKHKKLVPSINFTHENGFIHFKNSPVYVNTEYKPWTTKDRVPRYAAISAFGISGTNSHMVLREYQEDRVQVQPVSRYYLVPFSAKTEKALKNKLEDMVTWLKIHKHSHSLGDIAYTLTMGRSHFSYRGVFIVKSLDALLNELELKVKESPEHKMIEGGFISNTFRPELKEQQIAGELLAEISVSGGEDSVYREKLSLIGEYYVKGYSFSFDLLYEADTYKKVSLPAYPFDLGRYWVENMTKTIPVNNDRSTRLHPLLGQNISTLNEQKYTTRFEPEEIFIKDHIIRERNVMPGAAYIEMACAGGEMAAGYPVSYVRDIIWGIPIIVTNSVETTLLLSPEEDGQVSFEIYTDEEGAHTVHAQGSLAYEENEPERLLNNRLQIDVIKNRCEKIVSKEDCYYLFQTMKLNYGSSFQVIHALYSNSEEALALLKLPTDLEEGFHEYKIHPSIMDGALQTAIGMAGYLNISKDTAFVPFYIQEIQFIRPVVQECYAHVIKVNRSETNNEFTFDITITDKYGEVLVTVKGYHIREFQKVDRSRNTLELLKGLEDGTLKAWEVESMMEEAND, from the coding sequence ATGAAAGAAAATAGAAATGAACATTATCAGGATGCAAAAGTATCTTCCCAAAAGGCAGTGGAATATTTGAAAGAAATGCTGTCTCTGGAATTAAAAGTTCCGGTACATAAAATAGAAGAGGATGTACCTATGGAGGAATATGGGATAGACTCCGTCATGGTGATGCAAATGACGAATAAATTAGAAGAAACCTTCGGGACATTGCCTAAAACCTTATTTTTTGAATATCAGACCATTGAGGAATTGGCAGGGTATTTTGTTATGGAGTATGAAAAAGAGTTAAATGCCATATTTGGTGTTAGCCAAAAGCCTGGCAATAAAGAAGTCAATTTTTCAAAAGAAAGGACGGTTGCTTATTTTAAGGAACTGTTATCGGCAGAATTAAAGGTTCCCGTCCATAAAATAGAGGAAGATGTACCAATGGAGGAGGAGTACGGAATAGATTCCGTACTGATTATGCAAATGACAAGTAAGTTAGAGGACGTATTTGATGTTCTTCCAAAGACTTTGTTTTTTGAATACAGGACAGTGGAGGAAATTGTAGATTACTTTATTGCCAATCACTCCGAGAAGTTAAAACTTCTGTTAGGAACCCCGGATTCTGGTGTAACTGTAATTGCAAAAAGCCAGACAGAACCAGTTATAGTGGAAAAAGAAGGTGCGGCAGGAAATACTTGGGACTTCCTTCCTTTTATTGCTTCAAATCCTTTGAAGAAGAACCTGAAAAGACGATTTACTTACCCAAGAGAGGAAGAAAAAAAGGGCTCTGATAAAGCCTTAGAGATAGCAATAATCGGTTTGGCCGGAAGATACCCCATGGCAGATACTATGTATGAATTTTGGGATAATTTACAACAAGGAAAAAACTGTATTACAGAAATACCAAAAGAACGCTGGGACTATACTGATTTTTATGACAAAGACAGAGGAATGGAAGGTAAAATCAACTCAAAATGGGGAGGATTTCTTAAAGATGTGTATGGATTTGACCCACTGTTTTTTAATATTTCACCTCATGATGCCGAAATAATGGATCCACAAGAGAGGCTATTTCTTACGTGTGTTTATGAAACACTGGAGGATGCAGGGTATACCAAAGAGGCTTTAAGTCATTACAAAGAAAATGGAATGGATGGGAATGTGGGTGTATTCGTAGGTGCTTTGTTTGCAGAATACCAGTTCTATGGATTAAAACAGCAGGCAGAAGGCAATATGATAGCCTTAAACAGCAATTTATCATCCATTGCAAACAGAGTATCCCATTTCTTTAATTTTCATGGGCCAAGTATGGCAGTAGATACCTTATGTTCCTCTTCTCTAACAGCAATCCATCTGGCTTGCCAAAGCCTTATAGAAGGTGATTGTGAACTGGCGATAGCCGGAGGCGTTAATGTATCCGTTCATCCCAATAAATATGTGCTGTTGGGTCAGAATAATTTTTTATCCAGTAAAGGACTTTGTGAAAGTTTTGGTGAAGGAGGGGACGGGTATGTCCCGGGAGAAGGTGTTGGAGCCATCCTTTTAAAACCACTAGACAAAGCAATAGCTGGCAAGGATCAGATTTATGGTGTTATTAAGAGTAGTGCTATTAATCATGGAGGTAAAACCAATGGTTATACCGTACCAAACCCCAATGCGCAGGCACAGGTAATACGTAGGGCGTATCAGAAGGCAGGCATAAATCCCCGAGCAGTTAGTTATATTGAAGCACACGGCACAGGCACTGCATTGGGTGACCCCATTGAAATTACCGGTCTGCAAAAAGCCTTTAGTGAATTTACAAGTGATAAACAGTTTTGCAAAATCGGTTCGGTTAAATCTAATATAGGACATTGTGAAAGTGCGGCAGGGATTGCAGGTATCACTAAAATACTATTGCAGATGAAATATGGATATCTGGTACCTTCCCTTCATGCAAAAGTACTAAATTCAAATATTGATTTTGATAGTACTGCCTTTAGGGTTCAACAAGAATTAGAACCCTGGAAGCGTCAGAAATTACAGGTGGAGGGTGAGGAGAAAGAATATCCGCTGATGGCAGGAATTTCTTCTTTTGGAGCGGGGGGATCCAATGCCCATATTATAATAGAAGAATATATAAAAACAGATTATAAAGTGAATGCGAAGGTATCCCGCCAGATTTATGTTCTTTCTGCCAGGACTGAAAAAAAGCTAAAGGATTATGCCAAAAAATTGTATGTTTTTATAGATGGGCAATTGGAGAATACAGAAGTTAATAAGGAGAATCTATTCCACAATATGGCATACACGTTGCAGGTTGGGCGTGAGGCCATGCAGGAGAGATTGGCATTTGTAGTATCAAACCTTTATGAAGCCAAGGAAAGATTGAGGGAGTATATAAATGATTCAGAGTATAGTAAGAATCTCTGCCTTGATAATGCAAAATCTTTGAAAATCAAGGATGTCTTTTACGGAACAGAAAGTGGGACGTTTGTAAAGGCCTTAATAAACAACGGAGAATATGAGAAGATAGCAAGACTATGGGCAGCAGGAGTTCCGATTGACTGGAATCTATTATATGCAGCAGAAGCCTCTAGTGAGAAGGCACAGCCTAGTTTACCAAAACGTATATCCATACCCACGTACCCTTTTTCAACAAAGATATATTCACTGGCTCACCCAGAAAGCATATCAGAGAACGTATCCATTCGAATGAATGAGAATAGTCAGAGGCAGGGATTGCAGGCAGTAAGTCAGAAGACGAGTCTATATTATATGCCAAAATGGGAGCGAGCGAAAGATACAGCTTCTGACCGTACGGATAAAAAACCGGAACGGGTTCTTATAATAGTTAGTGATGCGTCATTAGAAATCAGTGCTTTGCTGGAGGAACATTTAAAAGAGAGTGAAATTATCAAGGCGAGATTAGATACCAAATGGGAAATACTATTAGCAGAGATTCCTATGGTTGATACTATTTTTTTTCTGGGAGGAATTACAGAAAAAGAAGTTGATACGGAGGAGTTAGAATATTTTAATTTGGTACAGGAACAAAGCGTTATAACCTTGTACCGACTCATAAAAGCCATGATATTATGTGGATATGAGTCTTATAATGTCACCCTTAAGCTAATTACGAATAATGTTTTTAAAGTCTTTTTAGAAGAGGTGTGTCTGCCATATGCTGCCGGTATTTTTGGATTTGCAAGATCAGTTGAAAAAGAATTCACGAACTGGCGTATAAGCGGATTTGATTTAAACCTCTATAAGAAAGATGTATTCTCTATAGAGGTGAGTCGTGCAATTACTACCTTAGTACAGGAAAATCCTTCAATCAGTCAGTCAGAAATTGTTCTTAGAAACGGTGTAAAATATAACAGGCGCATATACCCCTTGGAATTATCTACAGAGACGAAAGACGGTTTTAAAGAAGGCGGAGTCTATCTTATTGTTGGCGGAGCCGGCGGCATAGGTATTGAACTATCCTTACATATTGCTGAAAAATATCATGGAAAGCTTATACTCATCGGCAGAAGTAAAGCAGACTCTTTATTGGATAATACCATGAAAAAGATAAGGCAAATGGGAGGGGATGTATTTTACTGCCAGGGTGATGTTACAGATCCGGTAAGCATGAAGCAAATAATGAGTGAGTCAAAAGCCAGATTTGGTAGAATTAACGGGGTCATACATTCGGCACTTGTATTACAAGATCAGGCAGTACGGAATATGGATGAAGCGTCCTTAATGCACGTATTATCCCCCAAAGTAAAAGGAAGCGTCGTACTGCACAATGCTGTTAAAGGAGAAGCACTTGATTTCATTATGTATTTCTCCTCGGGACAGACTTTTATCGGGAATCCGGGTCAAAGTAATTATGCTGCGGCTTGTGCATTTACCGATTCTTTTGCTTTATACGAGAATGAGAAGGTAAGCTTCCCGGTTAAGTTAATTAACTGGGGGTTCTGGGGAGAGGTAGGAATTGTAGCAGGAGAAGAATACAATAAAAGACTTACCGAAAGCGGGATTTACCCCATTCATACCTCAGAAGGTATGGAGGCAATAGAACAAGTACTAAGTGCCTCCAATGTCCAAACCCTCGCTATGAAAGCAAGTGATACTATTTTAGGTAGTATGGGTGTTGATTTGGAACATAAAGTCAGCGTATGCAAAGAAGATAAGAATATCTTATCTGTACAAATACTAGACCGGAAAAAAATGCCAGCCTTAGCTGAGAATAGGCTTGCCGTTACCAAGGAAGGCTTTGAAGCATTAAGTAAGTTTACCGGATTATTAGTATTAAACGCATTTCAAAAAAGGGGTATATTTAAAGACCAGGGGCAGAAGTACAGCATAAAGGAATTAAGAACACAACTGCATATTATTGAAAAATATAACCGCCTCTTTGAAAGTATGATTTCTATCTGCTATAAAAATCAGTTTGTAACATCACTGCTGGAACCGGATAGCTTGATAACTACGAAACAATTGGATAGTGCAGAATTAAAACAGAAGTTATCAGAGCTTTTAAGGGGCAGGGATACATTGCAAGAAAACTATCCCATGGTTATACCCTATCTGGAGCTGCTATGGATATGTTCTGAACACATATGGGATATTTTAACAGGTGATTGTCTGGCAACAGATATTGTCTTTCCTAATGCCTCCATGAAGCTGGTTGAGAAAATTTATAACGGGAATGAAGTGTCTGATTATGAAAATGAGGTTCTTGCCTGGGTGGTAACCTCATATATCGATACTTATCAGAAGAAATCAACAGATAGCAGGAAAATAAAAATTTTGGAAATCGGAGCCGGTACGGGAGGAACAAGCCGTACCGTTTTTAGTAAGATTCAAAAATATGAAAGATTACTGCAATATGATTACACAGATGTCTCGGAGGCTTTCTTAAAACATGGTGCAGACTCCTTTGGTGCAGAGAATCCTTATGTAAGCTTTAAACGTCTTAATATAGAAGAAGATATACTAGAGCAAGGGTTTTCAGCCGGAGAATACGATATGGTTATTGCAACGAATGTCCTCCATGCAACGATGAATATAAACACTACCATAAAAAATACAAAGTTACTGCTTAAAAATTCAGGATGGCTCATTTTAAATGAAAATACAAAGGTTGAGGATGTCGCTACCTTAACCTTTGGTTTGCTGGATGGCTGGTGGCTTTTTGAAGATGAGAGCAGCCGTATGACAGGTTCTCCTTTACTAAGTAATAGGATGTGGAGAAACCTATTAATGGAAGAAGGATTTAGAGAAGTGAATCAATTTGGGCAGCCCCAAACAGGAGATTTTCGCTTCCACCAAAATGTGATTGTATCCCAAAGCGATGGCGTGGTTTTATTGGCTTCTAAGAAAGCGGATGATAAGCTTAAAAAAGTGTTCTTAGCACAGGAGGAGTATAAGAAAACAGTTCAGGAAAACACGAAATCACCAGCTAATAAGCAGGCAGACAGCCGGCATAGCTTAGAACAGCACGTTGAGGATAGTATATTGAATTGTTTAATGGCTGTTCTTAAGATAAATAAGGGGGATTTGGATATAAATACACCTTATAAAGAATACGGAGTGGATTCCATTTTATCCGGGCAGATAGTTAATAAAATAAATCAGGCATTAAAGATAGAACTTAACTCCACCGCGTTATTTAATTATCCTACTACAACCAAGCTAAAAGAGTATATTTTGGATAAATCAGGGGATAAGCTCCTGGTGGATTTGGCAAATACATCGGATGCGCTAAAGGATGAAGCCATACAAGAAAAAGCTTTAACAGATAAAGCTGCGATTGAAAAGACAGCGTCCACTGAAAAGGTGATATCCACTGAAAAGGCTGCATCCACTGAAAAAAACGTAACTGCTGAGAAAGGCGTATCCACAGAAAAAGCTATATCATTTGAAAGAAAGCAGGCAGAAACTTCTTCAATGGACATTGCCATCGTCGGAATGTCAGGTATGTTCGCAGGGGCTAAAACACTAGAAGAATACTGGAAGAATTTATGCGACGGAAAAAATTCTGTTACCGAAATCAATCGATGGGATTTGGACAGTTTTTACAGTACAGACCCAGAGGCTCCTAATAAAAGTTATATAAAAACATCTGGTATGCTGGACAACGCTGACCAATTTGATCCATTGTTTTTTAACATCTCACCCAGAGAAGCTGAATTAATGGACCCGCAACAAAGATTATTCTTGCAAGAGGCCTGGAAAGCCTTAGAGGATGCAGGATTTTCGGAGGAGTACTTAAACGAAAAGAAATGCGGTGTTTTTGTAGGTTGTAATGAAAGCTATTATATGCAGCACATCGAAGCCTGCGGTGTTCCAAAAAGTAATTATGTATTTACCGGAAATACTCTTCCGATTTTGTCGGCAAGGATATCTTATCTATTGAATCTGAGAGGCCCAAGTGTTGTTGTTACCACTGCCTGCTCCTCCTCTTTGGTGGCAGTACATCAGGCCATAAGAAGTATTATGGCAGGAGATTCAGATATTGTAATTGCAGGAGGTGTCAACGTATTTCCTACTCCGTATTTTCACACGCTGGGAAGCAGTACAGGCATGTTCTCCTATCAGGATGAGTGCCGCCCATTTGATGACAAAGCAGATGGGTTCATCCCGGCTGAAGGAGTTGGCGTTATTGTACTTAAAAAACTTGAGAAGGCCCGAGAAGATGGTGACCATATTTATGGAGTCATTGCAGGAATGGGGATTAATCAGGATGGGAAGAGCAATGGCATTACGGCTCCCAGTGCCCCTTCCCAAGCCGCCCTGGAATATGAGGTCTATAAGAATTACCATATTAACCCAGAGGATATTAGTTACATAGAGGCACATGGTACTGGAACGAAACTAGGAGATCCCATTGAGATAGAAGCTCTAAGTGAGGCTTTTCATAAATTCACAGGTAAGAAGCAGTTTTGTGCCATTGGTTCGGTGAAGGCAAATATTGGGCATGCCTTAGAAGCTTCGGGGATGGCGAGTATACTAAAAGTCCTGCTTTGTATGAAACACAAAAAACTGGTACCAAGTATTAATTTTACTCATGAGAATGGATTCATTCACTTTAAAAACAGTCCGGTGTATGTTAATACAGAGTATAAACCCTGGACGACAAAAGATAGAGTACCAAGATATGCTGCAATTAGTGCCTTTGGTATTAGTGGTACCAATAGCCATATGGTTCTTCGGGAATATCAGGAGGACAGGGTTCAGGTTCAGCCAGTATCCCGTTATTATCTGGTTCCTTTTTCTGCCAAGACAGAGAAGGCTTTAAAAAACAAATTAGAGGATATGGTAACCTGGTTGAAGATTCATAAGCATAGCCATTCTCTGGGAGATATTGCATATACCCTCACAATGGGAAGAAGCCATTTTTCTTATAGGGGAGTATTTATAGTAAAAAGTCTCGATGCGCTGCTTAATGAGTTGGAATTAAAGGTTAAAGAATCACCGGAGCATAAGATGATTGAAGGTGGTTTTATCAGTAATACGTTCAGACCTGAGTTAAAGGAGCAACAAATTGCCGGGGAACTGCTTGCAGAAATAAGTGTGTCAGGTGGAGAGGATTCTGTATATAGGGAGAAGCTTTCACTGATAGGAGAATACTATGTTAAGGGATATTCCTTTAGTTTTGATTTGCTATATGAAGCGGATACCTACAAAAAAGTTTCTCTTCCTGCCTATCCATTTGATTTAGGAAGATATTGGGTGGAGAATATGACAAAAACCATACCGGTTAACAATGACAGGTCAACAAGGCTTCATCCTCTCCTTGGACAAAATATTTCAACACTGAACGAACAGAAGTATACAACACGATTTGAGCCGGAGGAAATTTTTATAAAAGATCATATTATCCGGGAGAGAAATGTAATGCCCGGTGCAGCTTATATTGAAATGGCATGTGCTGGGGGTGAAATGGCAGCAGGTTATCCCGTAAGCTATGTTAGAGACATTATCTGGGGAATACCGATTATAGTTACAAACAGCGTAGAAACGACTCTTTTACTAAGCCCAGAAGAAGACGGACAGGTTTCTTTTGAAATCTATACGGATGAGGAAGGAGCGCATACAGTACACGCTCAGGGAAGTCTGGCATATGAAGAGAATGAACCAGAAAGACTTTTAAACAACCGTTTGCAGATAGATGTGATTAAGAATCGTTGTGAAAAGATTGTATCAAAAGAAGACTGCTATTATTTATTTCAGACCATGAAGCTGAACTATGGCAGTAGTTTTCAGGTGATACATGCGCTTTATTCGAATTCCGAAGAAGCATTGGCACTGCTAAAACTTCCAACTGATTTAGAAGAGGGATTTCATGAATACAAAATTCACCCCTCCATAATGGATGGGGCATTACAGACTGCCATTGGTATGGCGGGATATCTGAATATAAGTAAAGATACTGCTTTTGTTCCGTTTTATATTCAGGAAATACAATTCATAAGACCAGTGGTGCAGGAGTGTTATGCACATGTTATTAAAGTAAATAGATCTGAGACGAATAATGAATTTACGTTTGATATTACAATCACGGATAAATATGGTGAAGTTCTGGTGACGGTAAAAGGGTATCACATAAGAGAGTTTCAAAAAGTGGACAGAAGCAGGAATACTCTGGAACTGCTTAAAGGACTGGAGGATGGTACTTTAAAAGCATGGGAAGTGGAAAGTATGATGGAGGAAGCAAATGATTGA